DNA from Mesorhizobium loti R88b:
GTGCGCTGGCCGCGAACCGGCAGCGAGCGGCGGTGGCGCAGGCCGCGGTAGCAGCCGAGGTCCATGAGACGCTTGATGTTCATCGACACTTCGCGGCGCAGATCGCCCTCGACCTGATAGTCGCGGTCGATAGCCTCGCGGATCTGCAGCACTTCCGCATCGGTCAGCTGGTTGACGCGGCGCTCGGCCGGGATGCCGACCTTGTCGACGATCTCCTGGGCGAACTTCTTGCCAATGCCGTGAATGTACTGAAGCGCAATGACGACGCGCTTGTTGGTCGGAATGTTGACGCCGGCTATACGAGCCATATTCTTCTCTTCTCCATTTGGGCGGACCAACCCTCAAAACGAGGTAGGCCCGGCGCTGTCAAAGTTGCCCCGCGTCCGGTGGAGGCCGGCCCTTGCGGGAGTTTCCAGTTCAAAGCGACCGCCTTGCCCTTGCGGACAAGCAAAGTGCGCATCTGATAGGAAGACGGGCCGCCATACCGCAGCGAACCGCCTTCGTCAAGTGCAATCTTTATTTTCCCCTAACGCGCCTTGGCGGCCGCAGCGAGCACGGCTTCTATCTCGGCGGTCACCGCGTCGATGCTGGCCATGCCGTCGACAGTCTTGAGCCTGCCCTTGGCGTAGTAGTAGCCGGTCAGCGGCGCGGTTTTCTTGTAGTACTCGCGCAGGCGCTCTTCGAACACCGCGGGGTTGTCATCCTTGCGCACTGGCTGGCCAGCGGCTTTGGCATCCTCGGCGCGCTTGACGATCCGGCCGACCAGGGCCCTGTCGTCGACGACCAGCTCGA
Protein-coding regions in this window:
- the rpsM gene encoding 30S ribosomal protein S13, with product MARIAGVNIPTNKRVVIALQYIHGIGKKFAQEIVDKVGIPAERRVNQLTDAEVLQIREAIDRDYQVEGDLRREVSMNIKRLMDLGCYRGLRHRRSLPVRGQRTHTNARTRKGPAKSIAGKKK